In Cryptococcus neoformans var. neoformans B-3501A chromosome 3, whole genome shotgun sequence, the DNA window aggagaaaaatCTTTTCTTTATGGAGTGAGCAAAGTTgtatccttctctctttgtTTTCCctcatcttttccttcgtAAGCATGTGCGCTGATGAGCAGCGATGCAGAGCCGTGTGGACCCGATTCCAGCCCATCGCCTAtgctgttgaagaagtgatCAAGTCCGGTATTCTCGGTAAACCCAGACGTTTTTCTGCCGATTTCTCCATGGACTGGAACTTGGACGGTATGCTCCCTTTCCCCGTCTAACAATCCATGAGCATACTGACTTGACACTATTTCAGCCTCACCCGACTCTAGCCGAATGGTCAACCCTGCTCTTGGCGGTGGTTCACTCCTTGACATGTCCGCCTATCCATCTGTCTGGGCCATGCTCCTCGTCCACCGCAACCCTTTCAATACCGATAAGGACCCCAAGGTGCTCTTCACCCATCAAACGATTTATCCTCGCTCTGGAGTGGACATCAATTCGAGGTGGTTGGTAGAGTGGAAGGGGCTTTGTCAAGGAATGTTGATGACCGATTTGGATAATGCGGGACAGAAGGATTCGACCGCGGTTTTGCAatgtgaggaaggggattTGGTTGTTGCCTGTATGTTCACTCTCTCCGACCCTCATttctctccccttccctcgCGCTAACTTatccttccctctccctctttcttcctatGTAGACCCCCCTTACCAACCCGAGACATTCTACATCCACCCCCGCCCTTCCCGCTTCCCCGGTACTATCACCTCCTCAACCActcatcaccaccctctCCACGATGGGAACAATGGGATGTCATACGAAGCAGATGAGGTTGCGAGGTGTATtagggatgggaagattgagagtGAGAGGATGCCATGGGAGGAGAGCAGGGTGGTGCAGGGGTGGGTTGATAaagtgaggaaggaagggccGACCGAGACTGCCAAGTTGGTGGGGACTGCTGGTCAATAGAGTAGGAAGCGGCAAGTGACAAGTGATGAAGGTCCTTGTGAGATAGATCAAAAGTAGAGGGCGAAAACGAATATGCAGACATCAATGTTTACTGCCCTTCACCTAGGCTGTATATATGTTGTGACTCCCAGCTTTCAAATCATTGATTGCTTCGGCTTGATAAATCGATTAACAAAGAATGGCTTGTAACGTGTCTCAGAAACAAGTCTGACTTGTATCTTGAATTCATCTTTTTCTACTTTCTCCTGCGCCTAATAACCACTTACAACGAGGCAAGCAAGACGTGTagagacaagaagaagatacaCGAAGAACGAAAGATAACTACAAAATAATAATGTGGTTGCCCAAAAATAATAACAAGTTACGTATCATCTTGACTACTTGTCGCTGCTATCTTTCTATACGTAGCGTAGCATGGAGGCGATATGTATGACTACTATCCCGCTATGATGTGAGGCCATATCCATGCGAGACCACAATTTGGAACACGCCTTCTCTGGCTTTTCCCTTTGTCTTTGGACACACTCTCCAGAATTCAGTATCCATCGTGGAGAATATGGCAACGGCGGCTGCTCTCGTGGACTGATCTGCTTGCCATTAAACATCTATAACTGTAATTGCATCTACTCTTAGGATCGTCTTGGACATGTGATTGTATGACATACAAGTAACATATCCTTACAAGATGATGC includes these proteins:
- a CDS encoding hypothetical protein (HMMPfam hit to GFO_IDH_MocA, Oxidoreductase family, NAD-binding Rossmann fold, score: 66.6, E(): 6.7e-17), with the translated sequence MASFTLSWGIISTGGIATTFAHDLLVDPASRNTKDVKHRIAAVGSRSLQSAQSFINKLKESSEGKSWAWGVKNGVLDGVKARGTYEEVYNDPDVTAVYVGTPHVFHHRNAKDALLAGKHVLLEKPACLEVEELDELIKIAKEKNLFFMEAVWTRFQPIAYAVEEVIKSGILGKPRRFSADFSMDWNLDASPDSSRMVNPALGGGSLLDMSAYPSVWAMLLVHRNPFNTDKDPKVLFTHQTIYPRSGVDINSRWLVEWKGLCQGMLMTDLDNAGQKDSTAVLQCEEGDLVVAYPPYQPETFYIHPRPSRFPGTITSSTTHHHPLHDGNNGMSYEADEVARCIRDGKIESERMPWEESRVVQGWVDKVRKEGPTETAKLVGTAGQ